A single genomic interval of uncultured Desulfobacter sp. harbors:
- the phnW gene encoding 2-aminoethylphosphonate--pyruvate transaminase: MNKINIPENPYLLLTPGPLTTTPTVKSAMLRDWCTWDDDYKLIVEKIRSDLTRLAGTGPGFTAVLMQGSGTFSVEACLTTAVPDNGILLVLANGAYGRRISQIAQKQSIQHIIHDSGDLEPPDLELLEKTLGSNPDITHVAVVHCETTTGMLNPIEAIGNIVKKFGKIFIVDAMSSFGGVPINMNQLDIDYLISSANKCIQGVPGFGFVIARTSVLGKTAGNAKSLSLDLFDQWQTMEKGKGKWRFTSPTHVVRAFARALEELDLEGGVEERFKRYDQNNRYLISQMKEMGFTPLLAEEFQSPVITAFLNPKHPDFDFKKFYNSLKRKGFVIYPGKVTEMDTFRIGNIGDIYLKDMERLVGAIRSSQYWS, translated from the coding sequence ATGAATAAAATAAACATTCCCGAAAACCCCTATCTTCTTTTAACCCCGGGGCCGCTGACCACAACCCCCACCGTAAAATCAGCCATGCTTCGTGACTGGTGCACCTGGGATGATGATTACAAGCTGATTGTTGAAAAAATTCGATCTGATCTGACACGGCTTGCCGGAACCGGCCCAGGCTTTACCGCTGTCCTGATGCAGGGCAGCGGCACGTTCAGCGTGGAAGCCTGCCTGACAACGGCCGTTCCTGACAACGGTATACTGCTTGTGCTGGCAAATGGGGCATACGGCCGACGGATTTCCCAGATTGCCCAAAAGCAGTCCATTCAACATATCATACACGACAGCGGTGATCTGGAACCGCCGGATCTTGAATTACTCGAAAAAACACTTGGTTCAAATCCGGATATTACCCATGTGGCTGTGGTCCACTGTGAAACCACAACCGGCATGCTCAATCCCATTGAAGCCATTGGGAATATCGTCAAAAAATTTGGAAAAATTTTCATCGTCGATGCCATGAGCAGCTTTGGCGGCGTTCCCATAAATATGAATCAACTGGATATTGATTATCTGATTTCAAGTGCCAATAAATGCATCCAGGGGGTTCCGGGATTCGGATTTGTTATTGCCAGGACATCGGTGCTGGGCAAAACTGCCGGCAATGCAAAATCTTTAAGCTTAGATCTTTTTGACCAGTGGCAGACCATGGAAAAAGGAAAAGGCAAATGGCGGTTCACCTCTCCCACTCATGTAGTACGTGCCTTTGCCAGAGCCCTTGAGGAACTTGATCTGGAAGGCGGTGTCGAAGAGCGGTTCAAAAGATATGATCAAAACAACCGGTATCTGATTTCTCAAATGAAAGAAATGGGGTTTACACCGCTGTTGGCGGAAGAGTTTCAATCTCCGGTCATAACGGCATTTTTAAATCCAAAACATCCTGATTTTGATTTCAAAAAATTTTACAACAGCCTTAAAAGAAAAGGTTTTGTCATTTATCCCGGTAAAGTGACTGAAATGGACACGTTCAGGATAGGCAATATCGGTGATATTTACTTAAAGGATATGGAGCGTTTGGTTGGTGCGATCCGGTCATCCCAATATTGGTCTTAA